The genomic interval CTCCGGTCGTCTCCTGGTGTACATAACCCCCATCTTGGTGAGGTTGATGACGTCGAAGTCCGGTCTCAGTTCTCTAACGTCACTGTACCACTGCATCATGCCGTGGAGGTAGGACTTGAACATGGGAGTAATGCAGTACAGCATGTCGTCCTCAGGCGCGTAGTGCCACTCGTAGCCATCCGACTGCTCATTGGTCCACATGGCCCAGGAGCCCGGTCCATGGCAGTGCTCCAGGCCGAGGATGCCCACGGGGTTCGCACCCCATTGGTACGCCAAGAGCATGGAGAATATGCCCACGTTCCCCCCGGTGTCGATGGTGCCCCTGTTGGAAAGCAAGCTAATGGTCTTGTCGATGTTCTCCACGAACATGTCACTGGTCGACGGATTGTACCAGAACACCTTGTCAGGGTCCGCGTGGGCCAGTATTTCGTCCGTCACTGACGGATGGGTCATGGTGGAGAGCACCACATTGGACATGTAGAGATTGTCCCGGACAACTTGGTGAGCGAAGTGAGGAAGTATCTCATCGGTCGGGTGCACGACCGTCACGAATTTGGGAGCGACATGATGAGCATAGCAGCGCTTCAAGGACTTGTTGGTGCAGATTATGGTACCTGGATAGTTCCTTAGAACCATTATCTGCTCATCTGTTATGGATGGACCGGCACCGACGACTATCGCAGAGCCTTTTATGGCATCAGGTGGCAGCCACTTGTTCTTTCTCTCGAACTTACGGATGTTGTACGCAAAATTATTGAGCCAGTTCTCCAGCTCACCCTTCACCGTCACGTTGGAGTGCAGGATGGCATTGATACGCCCCTGCTCATTGCATAAGGTGTCCAGCACGCCTATCAGGCCAATGTCTTCCTGCATACCGGCCCATTCATTGAGCTTCATCAGGTCTTGCAGATAGCATTTCAGCTTAGGACTAGGC from Dehalococcoidales bacterium carries:
- a CDS encoding DUF115 domain-containing protein, which codes for MKLNEWAGMQEDIGLIGVLDTLCNEQGRINAILHSNVTVKGELENWLNNFAYNIRKFERKNKWLPPDAIKGSAIVVGAGPSITDEQIMVLRNYPGTIICTNKSLKRCYAHHVAPKFVTVVHPTDEILPHFAHQVVRDNLYMSNVVLSTMTHPSVTDEILAHADPDKVFWYNPSTSDMFVENIDKTISLLSNRGTIDTGGNVGIFSMLLAYQWGANPVGILGLEHCHGPGSWAMWTNEQSDGYEWHYAPEDDMLYCITPMFKSYLHGMMQWYSDVRELRPDFDVINLTKMGVMYTRRRPERTKDGMPYMDVKDFVARYS